In Saccharothrix syringae, the following are encoded in one genomic region:
- a CDS encoding TNT domain-containing protein (This protein contains a domain related to Tuberculosis Necrotizing Toxin, which is the C-terminal effector domain of outer membrane channel protein CpnT, and which has a lethal NAD+-glycohydrolase activity.) yields the protein MSELKPLNPTEQDALVKQIGLTLMRAAPEEWRHVTAEYRATGRYSELSAEVRSADGALRAWSPPQEVAALFARLRAGMYREGRGSWSNARYQLDHPSSYNLDFDRNEPSWQTPPPPQAYLDEMRFFPRTDENVPDWLRRKLQQAPPPPRAFRTARVFDGAGPGGRPSVNRPPVAEADRDLLLSYLDRAPVAVVGRGFDADVLNPDAPQVVPVAFQTDGLWIWPAAVGYYLRAYGVPPEPELVERAKAQDFVLPEVTEEARVAAAANLGAPAAPQGTALPVAEPVEASAEPPAEVGATVAAPLPELVGDDEPGGRADVERTADLGDVKPEAVEYEQDGPPYRVRFEEDGPVIDDRYRRETYVEGMDLFTPAQYEQRELNDTQAWNPFSDEEPEPARGGEAPEEPAAQAREEAPAEPVVEQPTPDEVTAEFEVDQEQLYQAREDEPFDAPPVGGDDEGAGEREDARFDEHDRHEHDRHEHDRHDFEEAAEQPFAERSFDEQPFAEQPFAERQFAEQPFAEEAAQGAGSHAEQEPAPFVDTPTQYAEPPTQFTDAPAQFTDQRPEPADQAPQPDRFADAPPADRFADAPPADRFTDAPPAGQFAEQVPPPFADQAPDRFAEAAQPFRDATPTPPPPPQVVEPRQVTPEEERELANVRRALDEFDVPPAAYRFGGEPADRTWLLRTEGQDWEVSWFDHGPTNPVRFDRVEDAAAYLVGKLVLAHRRPPRPNPLPPPPPPPQQRPRPPVNNGFREEPQPPRRPAPPDRRPPVEPPAGPVPPADRQDRQPEPKSSRTWPINPMSGEPPLTLFRHKKMTELPPGMEVDRFGDGSGNLVYAAGTPFPQRSLVPSWVNRPYRVYRLRRPVEVLTGVAVPWFEQPGGGTAYLMPKSIDDMIADGALVEVANQEAPTH from the coding sequence GTGTCCGAGCTGAAGCCGCTGAACCCGACCGAGCAGGATGCACTGGTCAAGCAGATCGGCCTCACGCTGATGCGGGCCGCTCCCGAGGAGTGGCGCCACGTGACGGCGGAGTACCGCGCGACGGGTCGGTACTCCGAGCTGTCCGCCGAGGTCAGGTCGGCCGACGGTGCCCTGCGCGCCTGGTCGCCGCCCCAGGAGGTGGCGGCGCTGTTCGCGCGGCTGCGCGCGGGCATGTACCGGGAGGGCCGGGGCAGCTGGTCCAACGCCCGCTACCAGCTCGACCACCCGTCCAGCTACAACCTGGACTTCGACCGCAACGAGCCCTCCTGGCAGACCCCGCCGCCACCGCAGGCGTACCTGGACGAGATGCGGTTCTTCCCGCGCACGGACGAGAACGTGCCGGACTGGCTGCGCCGCAAGCTCCAGCAGGCACCGCCGCCGCCCCGCGCGTTCCGCACGGCCCGCGTCTTCGACGGCGCGGGACCCGGCGGCCGGCCGTCGGTGAACCGACCGCCCGTGGCCGAGGCCGACCGCGACCTGCTGCTGAGCTACCTCGACCGCGCGCCGGTCGCGGTGGTGGGGCGCGGGTTCGACGCGGACGTGCTGAACCCGGACGCGCCGCAGGTGGTGCCGGTGGCGTTCCAGACCGACGGGCTGTGGATCTGGCCCGCGGCGGTCGGCTACTACCTGCGGGCCTACGGCGTGCCGCCGGAGCCGGAGCTGGTGGAGCGGGCCAAGGCGCAGGACTTCGTGCTGCCGGAGGTGACCGAGGAGGCGCGCGTCGCCGCCGCGGCGAACCTCGGCGCGCCGGCCGCGCCGCAGGGCACCGCGCTGCCGGTGGCCGAACCGGTCGAGGCGTCCGCCGAGCCGCCGGCCGAGGTGGGCGCGACGGTCGCGGCGCCGCTGCCGGAGCTGGTGGGCGACGACGAGCCGGGCGGGCGGGCCGACGTCGAGCGGACCGCCGACCTGGGCGACGTCAAGCCGGAGGCCGTCGAGTACGAGCAGGACGGGCCGCCGTACCGGGTGCGGTTCGAGGAGGACGGCCCGGTCATCGACGACCGGTACCGGCGCGAGACCTACGTGGAGGGCATGGACCTGTTCACGCCCGCCCAGTACGAGCAGCGGGAGCTGAACGACACGCAGGCGTGGAACCCGTTCTCGGACGAGGAGCCGGAGCCCGCGCGGGGCGGGGAGGCCCCGGAGGAGCCCGCCGCGCAGGCGCGCGAGGAGGCGCCCGCCGAGCCGGTGGTGGAGCAGCCGACGCCGGACGAGGTGACCGCCGAGTTCGAGGTCGACCAGGAGCAGCTCTACCAGGCGCGCGAGGACGAGCCGTTCGACGCGCCCCCGGTGGGTGGGGACGACGAGGGTGCCGGGGAGCGCGAGGACGCCCGGTTCGACGAGCACGACCGGCACGAGCACGACCGGCACGAGCACGACCGGCACGACTTCGAGGAGGCGGCCGAGCAGCCGTTCGCCGAGCGGTCGTTCGACGAGCAGCCCTTCGCTGAGCAGCCCTTCGCTGAGCGGCAGTTCGCGGAGCAGCCGTTCGCCGAGGAGGCCGCGCAGGGGGCCGGGTCGCACGCGGAGCAGGAGCCCGCGCCGTTCGTCGACACCCCGACCCAGTACGCCGAGCCCCCCACGCAGTTCACCGACGCCCCGGCCCAGTTCACCGACCAGCGACCGGAGCCCGCCGACCAGGCACCGCAGCCCGACCGGTTCGCCGACGCCCCGCCGGCCGACCGGTTCGCGGACGCGCCGCCGGCCGACCGGTTCACGGACGCGCCGCCCGCCGGCCAGTTCGCCGAACAGGTGCCGCCGCCCTTCGCCGACCAGGCGCCCGACCGGTTCGCCGAGGCCGCGCAACCGTTCCGCGACGCGACCCCCACCCCGCCCCCGCCGCCGCAGGTGGTCGAGCCACGCCAGGTCACCCCGGAGGAGGAGCGGGAGCTGGCCAACGTCCGGCGCGCGCTCGACGAGTTCGACGTGCCGCCCGCCGCCTACCGGTTCGGCGGCGAACCGGCCGACCGCACGTGGCTGCTGCGCACCGAGGGCCAGGACTGGGAGGTGTCGTGGTTCGACCACGGCCCCACCAACCCGGTCCGCTTCGACCGCGTCGAGGACGCCGCCGCCTACCTCGTCGGCAAGCTGGTCCTCGCGCACCGCCGCCCGCCGCGCCCGAACCCGCTGCCGCCACCGCCCCCGCCGCCCCAGCAGCGCCCGCGCCCGCCGGTGAACAACGGCTTCCGCGAGGAGCCCCAGCCGCCGCGCCGCCCCGCGCCGCCGGACCGGCGCCCGCCGGTCGAACCGCCCGCCGGCCCCGTCCCGCCCGCCGACCGCCAGGACCGCCAGCCGGAGCCGAAGTCGTCGCGCACGTGGCCGATCAACCCGATGAGCGGCGAACCGCCGCTCACCCTGTTCCGGCACAAGAAGATGACCGAGCTGCCGCCGGGCATGGAGGTCGACCGCTTCGGCGACGGCTCGGGCAACCTGGTCTACGCCGCGGGCACCCCGTTCCCGCAGCGCTCGCTCGTGCCGTCGTGGGTCAACCGCCCCTACCGGGTGTACCGCCTGCGCCGCCCGGTCGAGGTGCTGACCGGCGTGGCCGTGCCGTGGTTCGAGCAGCCGGGCGGCGGCACCGCCTACCTGATGCCGAAGTCGATCGACGACATGATCGCCGACGGCGCCCTGGTCGAGGTCGCCAACCAGGAAGCCCCCACCCACTGA
- a CDS encoding TNT domain-containing protein — MTAPQLDVEDQNAVLGSVTTLLVQRLPGDWEQLWVDFRMVGRHLEAQVSGLTMFGSSFEWELPEAALPFFVQLRDGMARPGRGTWLSVKFHLVHPDTYSAEFNRDQEPDWTRPPAREHYLEELETYPRDDDALPAWLRERAGLAAPAQVGAARIDPGLIHAAPVFDGADGQVRDRPAVHPQELDDVLAYLEGAPVVLAARSYGPDVLDPSATAAVPLSFHTDGTWVWPGAVAYYLRKHRVAPVPQLVQHIRDNGYAVPEVSPQAEAAATAVATGRAPGAELPEYHPRVITEADRRALEQLKARLDHFGVGEDEYGIVEPKPDALVIEPAPGPSGWQVQFWDGSRGPHGRPRVHEHAVDAAKALLAELLWRPDLDGVRAGQAAARPDAVRLVPDIQPLPDEPPLSLFRDREPVVLPVGTELDRFGTEAGNLVYAAGTMFGNRSLPPDWLNRRYHVYRVQKPVPALQGVAVPWFGQVGGGTGYFLATSVQDLLADGTLVEVPEVTTQPPPPKVQG, encoded by the coding sequence ATGACCGCCCCCCAGCTCGACGTCGAGGACCAGAACGCCGTCCTCGGCTCGGTCACCACGCTGCTGGTGCAGCGCCTGCCGGGCGACTGGGAGCAGCTGTGGGTCGACTTCCGGATGGTCGGCCGCCACCTGGAGGCGCAGGTCTCCGGGCTGACCATGTTCGGCTCGTCGTTCGAGTGGGAGCTGCCCGAGGCCGCGCTGCCGTTCTTCGTGCAGCTGCGCGACGGCATGGCGCGGCCGGGCCGGGGCACCTGGCTGTCGGTGAAGTTCCACCTCGTGCACCCCGACACCTACTCGGCGGAGTTCAACCGCGACCAGGAGCCGGACTGGACCCGGCCGCCGGCGCGGGAGCACTACCTCGAAGAGCTGGAGACCTACCCGCGCGACGACGACGCGCTGCCCGCGTGGCTGCGGGAACGCGCCGGGCTCGCCGCGCCGGCCCAGGTCGGCGCCGCCCGGATCGACCCGGGCCTGATCCACGCGGCGCCGGTGTTCGACGGGGCCGACGGCCAGGTGCGCGACCGGCCGGCCGTGCACCCGCAGGAGCTCGACGACGTCCTGGCCTACCTGGAGGGCGCGCCGGTCGTGCTGGCCGCCCGCTCCTACGGGCCGGACGTGCTCGACCCGTCCGCGACGGCCGCCGTCCCGCTGTCCTTCCACACCGACGGCACCTGGGTGTGGCCCGGCGCGGTGGCCTACTACCTGCGCAAGCACCGCGTCGCGCCGGTCCCGCAGCTCGTGCAGCACATCCGCGACAACGGCTACGCCGTGCCCGAGGTGTCGCCGCAGGCCGAGGCCGCGGCGACCGCCGTGGCCACCGGGCGCGCGCCGGGCGCCGAGCTGCCCGAGTACCACCCGCGGGTGATCACCGAGGCCGACCGGCGGGCGCTGGAGCAGCTCAAGGCGCGGCTGGACCACTTCGGGGTGGGCGAGGACGAGTACGGCATCGTCGAGCCCAAGCCGGACGCGCTGGTGATCGAGCCCGCGCCCGGCCCGTCCGGCTGGCAGGTGCAGTTCTGGGACGGCAGCCGCGGCCCGCACGGCAGGCCGCGCGTGCACGAGCACGCCGTGGACGCGGCGAAGGCGCTGCTCGCCGAGCTGCTGTGGCGCCCGGACCTGGACGGGGTGCGGGCGGGCCAGGCCGCCGCCCGGCCCGACGCGGTGCGGCTCGTGCCGGACATCCAGCCGCTGCCCGACGAGCCGCCGCTGTCGCTGTTCCGCGACCGCGAGCCCGTGGTCCTGCCGGTCGGCACCGAACTGGATCGGTTCGGCACCGAGGCCGGCAACCTCGTCTACGCGGCGGGCACGATGTTCGGCAACCGCTCGCTGCCACCGGATTGGCTGAACCGCCGCTACCACGTGTATCGGGTGCAGAAGCCGGTGCCCGCGCTCCAGGGCGTCGCGGTGCCGTGGTTCGGGCAGGTCGGCGGCGGCACGGGCTACTTCCTCGCCACGTCGGTGCAGGACCTGCTGGCGGACGGGACCCTGGTGGAGGTGCCGGAGGTGACCACGCAGCCGCCGCCACCGAAGGTCCAGGGGTGA
- a CDS encoding TNT domain-containing protein, whose protein sequence is MSSHEWPADTTPTADPTPATPGTTPTDPFPNKNVWGQPAGVVPGFSHDGPYHSVHDSTGPADQSVGTYDQRAAAIVEPTYQPYGPHGNFADFTQAHSNPDGSIAWPPNQGADGPRVVVELPAGTVLDRFGSPGGDFLSPLGPDGKPYGFGERAIMPDSLGKGYHVYVLDAPLTVELSTVAPAFDQDGGARQLQPVASPDLVDPATGRMSVQRLIDLGIMREVDVPPADGRVLAPDFGTFDRDGNVLRPDTASVADARNGAFDDYTPADGPANPVPNPDLGAVAHRGPIPLGEVSQRVDQAIRNSQVTGSGVALHTEDRLRDLSARIPRSDDHVVLDIHTDGDGVRIGDTHYTRAELVELINNHPDLAGRPIVLVGCDAGAGGENSLAAHVARETGQRVIAPDTLAWSDQHGNVYASSPNEAGGPRIPPDGGWHAFEPDGTHAPVGENGMPPGHEPKGDLAGDDQAHRGRQDIEPQVQEPWSAPHTEHERRVSLRDDQSYFRSGEDLPPNTRITVLGEDGNVRTTIHVDADGRVYVDAVAPNTRHGDNPEVRHPAPNAHYRVEVGHRHDVFVANPDGTRATTQDTIKVGDRVVPVERTVPVEPVPEPANGRQVIDANHPLAPRPGEAFTARTDLPPDTRMEVYDTDGTYRGTVQTDATGLPRWVAAPDYLANDTRNPEVTHAGRGVNYNIDRGPLHQEFTTNADGHPQDAVARTEPTTTRQTPVTDLAQGEPFSRPGQLHDPNTEYVVSDEHGQHRGRFLTDEHGHVVFEDTFSGQRSRVNNEITRAPAHAQITSDGFYGLGRAEQPAQHWPTPANGEVRLAVERVKVDGEWQYSVQVVGGDTSGWTQQQRDAVLRPYDNRDPFSARADLPPNTRFVLDDHKGQGYGTFQTGGDGTTSHVHTFRPFSPDLNNPLPNAVLVADNDTWRGRTNGDGETVATTGRPDLSSGGAIRRDSAAQLDVGTHGEVDSNGRKLSDGGHHQGNETGGPGEAANQSSQQRDQNQGNERPAFVTEETWHRMERDRAAFMRSGGTVEMIDTFALRDPLQRHPHTYQTRWRVTLDDGTTEIYVRSYPNEHNAALWPADF, encoded by the coding sequence GTGTCCAGCCACGAGTGGCCCGCCGACACCACCCCGACCGCGGACCCCACCCCGGCCACCCCGGGCACCACCCCCACCGACCCGTTCCCCAACAAGAACGTCTGGGGTCAACCGGCCGGCGTGGTCCCCGGCTTCTCCCACGACGGCCCGTACCACTCGGTGCACGACAGCACGGGCCCCGCGGACCAGTCCGTCGGCACCTACGACCAGCGCGCCGCCGCCATCGTCGAGCCCACCTACCAGCCCTACGGCCCTCACGGGAACTTCGCCGACTTCACGCAGGCCCACTCCAACCCGGACGGCAGCATCGCCTGGCCGCCGAACCAGGGCGCGGACGGCCCGCGCGTGGTCGTGGAGCTGCCGGCGGGCACCGTGCTCGACCGGTTCGGTTCCCCGGGCGGCGACTTCCTCTCCCCGCTGGGCCCGGACGGCAAGCCGTACGGCTTCGGCGAGCGCGCGATCATGCCCGACAGCCTCGGCAAGGGCTACCACGTCTACGTCCTGGACGCCCCGCTCACCGTCGAGCTGTCCACCGTCGCCCCGGCGTTCGACCAGGACGGCGGCGCCCGCCAGCTCCAGCCGGTGGCGAGCCCGGACCTCGTCGACCCCGCCACGGGCCGGATGAGCGTGCAGCGGCTGATCGACCTCGGCATCATGCGCGAGGTCGACGTGCCGCCCGCCGACGGCCGGGTGCTCGCGCCCGACTTCGGCACGTTCGACCGCGACGGCAACGTGCTCAGGCCCGACACCGCGTCGGTCGCCGACGCGCGGAACGGCGCGTTCGACGACTACACCCCGGCGGACGGCCCCGCGAACCCCGTCCCGAACCCGGACCTCGGCGCGGTCGCCCACCGGGGCCCGATCCCGCTCGGCGAGGTGTCCCAGCGCGTCGACCAGGCCATCCGCAACAGCCAGGTCACCGGTTCGGGCGTCGCCCTGCACACCGAGGACCGGCTGCGCGACCTGTCCGCCCGCATCCCGCGCAGCGACGACCACGTCGTCCTCGACATCCACACCGACGGCGACGGCGTCCGCATCGGCGACACGCACTACACCCGCGCCGAGCTGGTCGAGCTGATCAACAACCACCCGGACCTGGCGGGCCGGCCGATCGTCCTGGTCGGCTGCGACGCGGGCGCGGGCGGGGAGAACAGCCTCGCCGCGCACGTGGCCCGCGAGACCGGCCAGCGGGTCATCGCGCCGGACACCCTCGCCTGGTCCGACCAGCACGGCAACGTCTACGCCAGCTCGCCCAACGAGGCCGGCGGCCCGCGGATCCCGCCGGACGGCGGCTGGCACGCGTTCGAGCCCGACGGCACGCACGCCCCGGTCGGCGAGAACGGCATGCCGCCCGGCCACGAGCCGAAGGGCGACCTGGCGGGCGACGACCAGGCCCACCGCGGCCGCCAGGACATCGAGCCGCAGGTGCAGGAGCCGTGGTCGGCCCCGCACACCGAGCACGAGCGCCGGGTGAGCCTGCGCGACGACCAGTCGTACTTCCGCAGCGGCGAGGACCTGCCGCCCAACACGCGGATCACCGTGCTGGGCGAGGACGGCAACGTCCGCACCACCATCCACGTCGACGCCGACGGCCGGGTCTACGTCGACGCCGTCGCGCCGAACACCCGCCACGGCGACAACCCGGAGGTCAGGCACCCCGCGCCGAACGCCCACTACCGCGTCGAGGTCGGTCACCGGCACGACGTGTTCGTGGCCAACCCGGACGGCACGCGGGCGACCACGCAGGACACCATCAAGGTCGGCGACCGGGTCGTCCCGGTCGAGCGCACCGTGCCGGTCGAGCCGGTCCCCGAGCCCGCCAACGGCCGCCAGGTGATCGACGCGAACCACCCGCTCGCGCCCCGGCCGGGCGAGGCGTTCACCGCCCGCACCGACCTCCCGCCGGACACGCGCATGGAGGTCTACGACACCGACGGCACGTACCGGGGCACGGTGCAGACCGACGCCACGGGTCTGCCCAGGTGGGTGGCCGCACCGGACTACCTGGCCAACGACACCCGCAACCCCGAGGTCACGCACGCCGGGCGCGGCGTGAACTACAACATCGACCGCGGGCCGCTGCACCAGGAGTTCACCACCAACGCCGACGGCCACCCGCAGGACGCCGTGGCGCGCACCGAGCCGACCACGACCAGGCAGACCCCGGTCACCGACCTGGCGCAGGGCGAGCCGTTCAGCCGGCCCGGCCAGCTGCACGACCCGAACACCGAGTACGTCGTCTCCGACGAGCACGGCCAGCACCGCGGCCGGTTCCTCACCGACGAGCACGGCCACGTGGTGTTCGAGGACACCTTCTCGGGCCAGCGCAGCCGGGTGAACAACGAGATCACGCGGGCACCGGCGCACGCGCAGATCACCTCCGACGGCTTCTACGGCCTCGGCCGGGCCGAGCAGCCCGCGCAGCACTGGCCGACGCCCGCCAACGGCGAGGTCCGGCTGGCCGTCGAGCGCGTCAAGGTCGACGGCGAGTGGCAGTACTCGGTCCAGGTGGTCGGCGGCGACACCAGCGGCTGGACGCAGCAGCAGCGCGACGCCGTGCTGCGCCCGTACGACAACCGGGACCCGTTCTCGGCCCGCGCCGACCTGCCGCCGAACACCCGGTTCGTGCTCGACGACCACAAGGGCCAGGGCTACGGCACGTTCCAGACCGGCGGCGACGGCACCACCTCGCACGTCCACACGTTCCGCCCGTTCAGCCCCGACCTGAACAACCCGCTGCCCAACGCCGTGCTGGTCGCGGACAACGACACGTGGCGCGGCCGCACCAACGGCGACGGCGAGACGGTCGCCACGACCGGCCGGCCCGACCTGTCCTCGGGCGGGGCGATCCGCCGCGACAGCGCCGCGCAGCTCGACGTGGGCACGCACGGCGAGGTGGACTCGAACGGCCGGAAGCTCTCCGACGGCGGGCACCACCAGGGCAACGAGACCGGTGGTCCCGGCGAGGCGGCCAACCAGTCGAGCCAGCAGCGCGACCAGAACCAGGGCAACGAGCGGCCGGCGTTCGTCACCGAGGAGACCTGGCACCGCATGGAGCGGGACCGCGCCGCGTTCATGAGGTCCGGCGGTACGGTCGAGATGATCGACACGTTCGCCCTGAGAGACCCGCTGCAACGGCACCCGCACACGTACCAGACGCGCTGGCGCGTGACGCTCGACGACGGCACCACCGAGATCTACGTCAGGAGCTACCCGAATGAGCACAACGCAGCCCTCTGGCCGGCCGACTTCTGA
- a CDS encoding WXG100 family type VII secretion target has protein sequence MSGYEVSVPGLRRGAGQFAAAGDSLDGVLQALTSALQAEGQCWGGDESGQAFAKSYVPNSQATLEAFGTLAQALADIGTGVQQTADAYEGSDQGNATGISRVY, from the coding sequence GTGAGCGGTTACGAGGTCAGTGTCCCCGGCCTGCGTCGGGGCGCCGGGCAGTTCGCCGCGGCCGGCGACTCGCTGGACGGGGTGCTCCAGGCGTTGACCTCGGCGTTGCAGGCCGAGGGGCAGTGCTGGGGCGGTGACGAGTCCGGGCAGGCGTTCGCGAAGAGCTACGTGCCCAACTCGCAGGCGACGCTGGAGGCGTTCGGCACGCTCGCGCAGGCCCTGGCCGACATCGGCACCGGGGTGCAGCAGACCGCCGACGCGTACGAGGGCTCGGACCAGGGCAACGCGACCGGGATCTCCCGGGTGTACTGA
- a CDS encoding YbaB/EbfC family nucleoid-associated protein, which produces MTDPTGRRAELEARNAAMREHVDSLLGELRKKTEQLQETQARAMAITATAASKDGTVRATVDSAGALTSLELTANAFDRTTPDRLARLVTETVREAVAKARTELNDVLAPAQQGPGIDLSEMLPGVPSLSDLIPKPPVVPQDRAPSRRPAPPDDDEGDSVMDRSGW; this is translated from the coding sequence GTGACCGATCCGACAGGACGGCGGGCCGAGTTGGAGGCGCGCAACGCCGCCATGCGCGAGCACGTCGACTCCCTCCTGGGCGAGTTGCGGAAGAAGACCGAGCAGCTCCAGGAGACGCAGGCGCGCGCCATGGCGATCACGGCGACCGCGGCGTCCAAGGACGGCACGGTGCGCGCCACCGTCGACTCGGCGGGCGCGCTGACGTCGCTGGAGCTCACCGCGAACGCGTTCGACCGCACCACCCCCGACCGCCTGGCCCGGCTCGTCACCGAGACCGTGCGGGAGGCCGTCGCCAAGGCGCGGACCGAGCTGAACGACGTGCTGGCCCCGGCGCAGCAGGGCCCCGGCATCGACCTGTCCGAGATGCTGCCCGGCGTCCCGTCGCTCTCGGACCTCATCCCCAAGCCGCCGGTCGTGCCGCAGGACCGGGCGCCGTCACGGCGGCCCGCACCGCCCGACGACGACGAAGGCGACAGCGTCATGGACAGGAGTGGCTGGTGA
- a CDS encoding MFS transporter translates to MLRPYRELAAVPHLPRLLLWSMVGRVHLPGTPLAVSFLIAGWTGSYAVAGVVGAALTLGMGVAGPLRGRAADRSPARRLLLVTSCGYGVGIAVLGLLPAVLPASAWAPAVVVAFLTGLSTPPVTAMSRASFPRLATGAARQAVFTVEASLQEVLYIVGPALAATVVAVWHPRAALWLCGALAVLGAIGFGAALRRAGLDEPVAREAGAGERTTLMANAPLVLALLSALCMVASLVSIDMVIVAWARDLGTPALAGVLAAVWGVGSTVGGLIAGGLAGRAHYARRVLLLALGVAPLVLVLPPVLEPSPAWLIGLVLGIGGMAIAPAIAAGNQRISELAPDERKAEAFGWMSTFTTAGSALALPLAGSLLDHVGPAAAAGASTAAALLGALLATRVRVRSAVPVG, encoded by the coding sequence GTGCTGCGCCCGTACCGAGAACTCGCCGCCGTGCCCCACCTGCCCCGGTTGCTGCTGTGGTCGATGGTCGGCCGCGTGCACCTGCCGGGGACGCCGCTGGCCGTGTCCTTCCTGATAGCGGGGTGGACGGGCTCGTACGCGGTGGCCGGCGTGGTCGGCGCGGCGCTGACCCTGGGCATGGGGGTGGCGGGGCCGCTGCGCGGACGTGCGGCAGACCGAAGTCCCGCCCGGCGCCTGCTGCTGGTGACGTCCTGCGGCTACGGCGTCGGCATCGCGGTGCTCGGCCTGCTGCCCGCGGTGCTGCCCGCCTCGGCGTGGGCGCCCGCCGTGGTGGTGGCGTTCCTGACCGGGCTGTCCACCCCGCCGGTGACGGCGATGAGCCGGGCGAGCTTCCCGCGCCTGGCCACCGGCGCCGCGCGGCAGGCGGTGTTCACCGTCGAGGCGTCCCTCCAGGAAGTCCTCTACATCGTGGGCCCGGCGCTGGCCGCGACCGTGGTGGCGGTGTGGCACCCGCGGGCGGCGCTGTGGCTGTGCGGCGCGCTGGCGGTGCTCGGCGCGATCGGGTTCGGCGCGGCCCTGCGCCGGGCGGGCCTGGACGAGCCGGTGGCCCGGGAGGCCGGGGCGGGCGAGCGGACGACGCTGATGGCGAACGCACCGCTGGTGCTGGCGCTGCTGTCGGCGCTGTGCATGGTGGCGTCGCTGGTGAGCATCGACATGGTGATCGTCGCCTGGGCCCGTGACCTGGGCACGCCCGCGCTGGCCGGGGTGCTCGCCGCGGTGTGGGGCGTCGGCTCGACGGTCGGCGGGCTGATCGCGGGCGGGCTGGCCGGGCGCGCCCACTACGCGCGGCGGGTGCTGCTGCTGGCGCTGGGCGTGGCGCCGCTGGTGCTCGTGCTGCCGCCGGTGCTGGAACCCTCGCCGGCGTGGCTGATCGGCCTGGTGCTGGGCATCGGCGGGATGGCGATCGCACCGGCCATCGCGGCGGGCAACCAGCGGATCAGCGAGCTGGCGCCGGACGAGCGCAAGGCCGAGGCGTTCGGCTGGATGAGCACGTTCACCACGGCGGGTTCCGCGCTGGCGCTGCCGCTGGCCGGGTCGCTGCTCGACCACGTCGGACCGGCCGCGGCCGCCGGGGCGAGCACGGCCGCGGCGCTGCTCGGCGCGCTGCTGGCGACCCGGGTCCGGGTGCGGAGCGCTGTTCCGGTTGGGTAG
- a CDS encoding DMT family transporter, protein MGRWVRPFGALIAVVGGAFLAVQGRVNGELGHVFDDGFAAALVSFGGGLVLLLAAVPTTAAGRAGFARLGAALRGGRIRWWQCLGGACGAFWVSSQGLAVSALGVAVFTVAGVAAQAVSSLLVDRAGWGPAGRVALTWPRVLGAGLAVVAVAVAVSDEFGDPSALWLALLPALAGLGLGWQQAANGLVREAAGSTRVTTLVNFGVGTVVLLAVCAVDVAVRGLPDAAPAEPWFYAGGALGVVTISTAVLAVRWLGVLLVGLCQVAGQLLGALAVDVLAPAAGGRLSAWTVAGTALTLLAVVVAALPARRE, encoded by the coding sequence TTGGGTAGGTGGGTCCGGCCGTTCGGTGCGCTCATCGCGGTCGTGGGCGGCGCGTTCCTGGCCGTGCAGGGTCGGGTGAACGGCGAGCTGGGGCACGTGTTCGACGACGGGTTCGCGGCCGCGCTGGTGTCGTTCGGCGGCGGGCTGGTGCTGCTGCTGGCGGCGGTGCCGACGACGGCCGCCGGGCGGGCCGGGTTCGCGCGGCTGGGCGCCGCGCTGCGCGGCGGGCGCATCCGCTGGTGGCAGTGCCTCGGCGGGGCGTGCGGCGCGTTCTGGGTGTCCTCGCAGGGGCTGGCGGTCTCGGCGCTGGGCGTGGCGGTGTTCACCGTCGCCGGGGTCGCCGCGCAGGCGGTGAGCAGCCTGCTGGTGGACCGGGCGGGGTGGGGCCCGGCCGGTCGGGTGGCGCTGACCTGGCCGCGCGTGCTGGGCGCCGGGCTGGCCGTGGTGGCGGTCGCGGTGGCCGTGTCGGACGAGTTCGGCGACCCGTCGGCGCTGTGGCTCGCGCTGCTGCCCGCCCTGGCCGGGCTCGGGCTGGGCTGGCAGCAGGCGGCGAACGGGCTGGTCCGCGAGGCCGCGGGCAGCACCAGGGTGACCACCCTGGTCAACTTCGGCGTCGGCACGGTGGTGCTGCTGGCGGTGTGCGCGGTGGACGTGGCGGTGCGCGGGCTGCCCGACGCCGCGCCCGCCGAGCCGTGGTTCTACGCGGGCGGCGCGCTGGGCGTGGTCACCATCAGCACGGCCGTGCTCGCGGTGCGGTGGCTGGGCGTGCTGCTGGTGGGGCTGTGCCAGGTGGCCGGTCAGCTCCTCGGCGCGCTGGCGGTGGACGTGCTGGCTCCCGCCGCAGGTGGGCGGCTGTCCGCCTGGACCGTGGCCGGTACCGCGTTGACGCTGCTGGCGGTGGTGGTCGCCGCGCTGCCCGCGCGGCGGGAATGA